In the Dioscorea cayenensis subsp. rotundata cultivar TDr96_F1 chromosome 12, TDr96_F1_v2_PseudoChromosome.rev07_lg8_w22 25.fasta, whole genome shotgun sequence genome, one interval contains:
- the LOC120274077 gene encoding AP-3 complex subunit mu isoform X1 produces MLQCIFLLSDSGREVMLEKQMSGHRVDRSICTWFWDHALSHSEVLPVTASPTHYLFHVVREGITFLACTQVEMAPLLAIEFLCRVVDVLTDYLGALNEDLIKDNFVIVYELLDEMMDNGFPLTTEPNILREMITPPNIVSKMLSVVMGKSSNMSTVLPDATTSSVPWRKTDLKSAANEVYVDIIEEMDAVITREGVLSKCEIYGEIQVNSHLPGLPDLTISLANPAILNDVRFHPCVRFRPWESHQILSFVPPDGQFKLMCYRVKNLKSTPIYVKPQLTSNSGSCRLNVLVGIRNDPGKSIDNLSVEFQLPPCVSSAELTTNHGTVNVLADKKWSWMIGRIPKDKSPSLSGDLILEAGLERLHVFPVFKVGFKIMGVALSGMKIDKLELKNVPSPPYKGFRALTRAGEYQIRS; encoded by the exons ATGCTGCAGTGCATTTTCCTCCTCTCTGACTCTGG CAGGGAGGTGATGCTGGAGAAGCAGATGTCTGGGCACCGCGTGGACCGCTCCATCTGCACATGGTTCTGGGATCATGCCCTCTCACACTCTGAG GTCCTGCCTGTGACCGCATCTCCTACGCACTATCTCTTCCATGTTGTCCGTGAGGGCATAACTTTCTTGGCGTGCACCCAGGTTGAGATGGCACCTCTTTTGGCAATTGAG TTCCTCTGCAGAGTGGTGGATGTTTTGACTGATTATCTTGGGGCTCTGAATGAGGATTTGATCAAGGATAATTTTGTTATAGTCTATGAG CTATTGGATGAAATGATGGACAATGGTTTTCCTCTGACGACAGAACCTAATATTTTGAGAGAGATGATAACCCCTCCAAACATTGTTAGCAAAATGCTTAGTGTTGTTATGGGTAAAAGTTCCAACATGAGCACTGTTCTTCCAGATGCAACAACTTCTTCTGTTCCCTGGAGAAAGACTGACCTCAAGAGTGCAGCAAATGAAGTCTATGTTGACATTATTGAGGAAATGGATGCTGTTATTACCAG AGAAGGGGTTCTCAGCAAATGTGAAATATATGGTGAAATTCAAGTGAATTCTCATCTTCCAGGACTACCAGATTTGACTATATCACTTGCTAATCCTGCTATCCTGAATGATGTGAGGTTCCATCCTTGTGTTCGCTTTCGGCCTTGGGAATCACATCAGATATTGTCATTTGTACCCCCAGATGGGCAGTTTAAGCTCATGTGCTACAG GGTGAAGAATCTGAAGAGCACACCAATTTATGTGAAGCCACAACTGACTTCAAATTCTGGTTCTTGTCGTCTTAATGTACTGGTTGGAATCCGCAATGATCCAGGAAAATCAATTGACAATTTATCAGTTGAGTTCCAGTTGCCCCCTTGTGTTTCATCAGCAGAATTAACCACAAATCACGGAACAGTTAATGTTCTTGCTGACAAG AAATGGTCATGGATGATTGGGCGGATCCCCAAAGACAAATCCCCATCTTTGTCCGGTGATCTAATTCTGGAGGCCGGCCTCGAACGTTTGCATGTATTCCCTGTTTTTAAGGTGGGATTCAAGATCATGGGAGTTGCTCTATCAGGCATGAAAATTGACAAATTGGAACTCAAGAATGTGCCAAGCCCTCCATACAAAGGTTTCCGGGCACTTACTCGAGCCGGAGAATACCAAATAAGATCCTAA
- the LOC120273395 gene encoding putative pentatricopeptide repeat-containing protein At3g25970 → MFIHTFMRTHCRLIKSGITTYTYTWNNILTAYSRRSGPLDAHKLFDEIPHRDSISWNSLIASYVSHGWHFSAWCLLKTMMRFGLLVDRYTLGSVLKSVANAVEVGFGRQLHALMMKTGLDQNVFSGSALLDVYAKCRVVEDAYLVFVFMPERNLVTWNSVISACVQVGQLEMALQLFDELEREELVPDEATFSSILTLVDKPDYYSLMLQLHTKIIKHCRVMDTAVYNATITAYSQCGSIVDAVQVFEGMGDVKDLVSWNSMMAAYAFHGIVVEAIKLFVRMQQLSIDQDMYTYTSVLSACFEHGKFWQGRALHGLVIKKGLDREVPVSNALIAMYIRYNDNCMIEDAVKCFNHMEVRDTISWNSILTGLSQNGLSEEALKFYCHMQSSHISIDHYAFSAVVRSCSDLAVFQLGQLVHGSILKSGFDLNEFVASSLIYMYSKCGFIESARRIFDYSNKESSVLWNSIIFGYAQHGQGQISVSLFSDMQKFEVKPDHITFVGVLSACSHIGLVEEGFAFLKSMESSYGIPLRMEHYACAVDLYGRAGRFNEAKELIESMPFEPDAMVWMTLLGACRVHGNIEMAIHVARHLLLLEPREHCTYVLLSNMYARFGMWDGRAMIQKAMRSRGVSKVPGWSWIEVNKKVHTFNAEDTFHPKALEIYDTLGILMDEMQMICHFPLTKAELFILDLD, encoded by the coding sequence ATGTTCATCCACACGTTCATGAGAACTCATTGTCGCCTTATCAAGTCTGGCATCACCACTTATACATACACTTGGAATAACATCTTGACTGCCTACTCTCGCCGAAGTGGTCCTTTGGATGCCCACAAGTTGTTCGACGAAATCCCTCACAGAGATTCCATCTCTTGGAATTCTCTCATTGCATCCTATGTATCACATGGTTGGCATTTTTCTGCATGGTGTTTGCTGAAAACAATGATGAGATTTGGGTTACTGGTTGATCGGTATACACTCGGAAGTGTCCTTAAGTCGGTTGCTAATGCTGTCGAAGTTGGTTTTGGTCGTCAATTGCATGCATTGATGATGAAGACAGGGCTTGATCAGAATGTGTTCTCTGGGAGTGCACTCTTGGATGTGTATGCAAAATGCCGTGTTGTCGAGGATGCTTATTTAGTCTTTGTGTTTATGCCGGAGCGGAATTTGGTTACTTGGAATTCGGTCATTTCCGCATGTGTGCAAGTTGGTCAGTTAGAAATGGCCCTGCAGCTTTTTGATGAATTGGAAAGGGAAGAGCTTGTGCCTGATGAAGCTACATTTTCTAgcattttgacattggttgacaAGCCTGATTATTATAGTTTGATGTTGCAGCTACACACGAAAATTATTAAGCATTGCAGAGTGATGGACACTGCAGTGTATAATGCAACTATCACTGCATATTCTCAATGTGGGTCTATTGTTGATGCAGTACAGGTATTTGAAGGTATGGGTGATGTTAAAGATTTGGTATCATGGAACTCTATGATGGCAGCTTATGCTTTCCATGGGATTGTGGTGGAGGCGATCAAGCTCTTTGTGCGAATGCAACAACTTAGCATTGATCAAGACATGTACACTTACACCAGTGTGTTGAGTGCTTGTTTTGAAcatggaaaattttggcaaGGAAGAGCACTGCATGGTTTAGTCATTAAAAAGGGTCTGGATAGGGAAGTACCGGTTTCTAATGCTTTGATTGCTATGTACATCAGATACAATGATAACTGTATGATAGAGGATGCAGTGAAATGCTTCAATCATATGGAGGTCAGGGACACAATCTCATGGAATTCTATTTTAACTGGTCTTTCACAAAACGGGCTAAGTGAGGAGGCATTGAAGTTTTATTGCCATATGCAATCTTCCCATATTAGTATCGATCACTATGCATTTTCTGCTGTGGTACGATCTTGCTCAGATTTGGCAGTATTTCAATTGGGCCAACTAGTTCATGGTTCAATTCTTAAGTCAGGCTTTGATTTGAATGAATTTGTGGCTAGTTCattgatatatatgtattccAAGTGTGGTTTCATTGAGAGTGCACGGAGAATATTTGATTATTCAAATAAGGAAAGCTCTGTTCTATGGAACTCAATAATCTTTGGGTATGCGCAACACGGACAAGGTCAAATTTCAGTTAGTCTTTTTTCTGACATGCAAAAGTTTGAAGTAAAACCAGATCATATAACTTTTGTAGGCGTTCTTTCTGCATGTAGTCACATTGGTTTGGTTGAAGAGGGATTTGCTTTTTTGAAATCGATGGAATCAAGTTATGGAATTCCACTTAGAATGGAACACTATGCTTGTGCTGTTGATCTCTATGGCAGGGCTGGGAGATTCAATGAAGCAAAAGAGCTAATTGAATCAATGCCATTTGAACCAGATGCCATGGTTTGGATGACTCTACTGGGTGCCTGTAGAGTTCATGGTAACATAGAGATGGCTATTCATGTTGCCAGACATTTGCTATTGCTAGAGCCTAGAGAGCATTGCACTTATGTTCTTCTCTCAAATATGTATGCTCGGTTCGGGATGTGGGACGGCAGAGCAATGATTCAGAAGGCAATGAGAAGTAGAGGAGTGAGCAAAGTCCCCGGTTGGAGTTGGATTGAGGTCAACAAAAAGGTGCACACGTTTAATGCCGAAGATACATTCCACCCTAAGGCCTTAGAGATTTATGATACATTGGGAATTTTGATGGACGAGATGCAAATGATTTGTCATTTTCCCCTGACGAAGGCTGAGTTGTTTATTCTGGATCTTGATTGA
- the LOC120273396 gene encoding phosphatidylinositol 4-kinase gamma 8-like — protein sequence MPANSTTTHVNSSFMAAAATVDHHHHHGLSPTVLRRRRLRSFPHPDSILLDLDSPSSSSSIIHRSFSTPCFPSSSSSSTTTTNANDLSNTNHIVHMEIIGGRNAAGVHPLVVEAAIALASGTQPIPVSSNNHLTGAYLLRNRTAEPFAVVKPIDEEPLPRWLRSVHASEIGAREAAAYLLDHNHFSGVPPTALIKFSHPLLAGAPARRVASIQRFVPHDFEASDLGPSRFSITSVHRIGILDVRLLNVDRHAGNILVKRNSGDENDTSAELVPIDHGLCLPEILDDPYFEWLHWPQAAVPFSEAEAEYIASLHPFKDADILRSELPMIKESSVRILVLCTVFLKGAAAAGLCLADIGGMMTREFHGLREGPSALEALCKKVEEMVNVVSSIDGDEHEDEKTVEFQFEMEDENEGFAKSCIENVLDIPLLLQHKPVLNDDDDDDDHHDNDDDENKMKVMTKSMSFSAAEFNQMKCISFGELSKEDWRLFLDKFEQMLPEAFEDRTKNTGLKQRLGTSCKF from the coding sequence atgCCTGCCAACTCCACCACCACCCACGTAAACTCATCTTTCATGGCCGCCGCCGCCACCGtcgaccaccaccaccaccacggCCTAAGCCCCACCGTCTTGCGCCGTCGCCGTCTCCGCTCGTTCCCTCATCCCGACTCCATCCTTCTCGATCTCGACTCTCCATCCTCGTCCTCTTCGATCATCCACCGGAGTTTCTCCACCCCTTGcttcccctcctcctcctcctcctccaccaccaccaccaatgcCAATGACTTATCAAACACCAACCACATTGTCCATATGGAGATCATCGGAGGTCGCAATGCCGCAGGCGTGCACCCTCTCGTCGTGGAAGCCGCCATTGCCTTAGCTTCCGGCACCCAACCTATTCCAGTCTCATCAAACAACCACCTCACTGGAGCTTACCTTCTTCGCAACCGCACTGCCGAGCCTTTCGCTGTCGTCAAGCCCATCGATGAAGAACCTCTCCCCCGGTGGCTCCGTTCAGTTCACGCCAGTGAGATTGGAGCTCGAGAAGCTGCTGCTTATCTGCTTGATCATAATCATTTCTCCGGCGTGCCACCAACTGCACTTATTAAGTTCTCTCACCCATTGCTTGCTGGAGCTCCGGCGAGGAGAGTTGCTTCAATCCAACGGTTTGTACCACATGATTTTGAGGCCAGTGATCTTGGGCCGTCAAGATTCTCTATAACCTCAGTGCATCGGATTGGCATTCTTGATGTCCGGCTTCTTAACGTTGACAGGCATGCCGGAAACATTCTGGTGAAGAGAAACTCCGGTGATGAGAATGATACTTCCGCTGAACTGGTCCCTATTGATCATGGCCTTTGTTTGCCGGAGATACTCGATGACCCGTACTTCGAGTGGCTGCATTGGCCTCAGGCTGCCGTGCCGTTCTCGGAGGCAGAGGCGGAGTACATAGCTTCACTGCATCCATTTAAAGACGCTGATATCTTGAGGTCGGAGCTGCCAATGATCAAAGAGTCATCTGTTAGAATTCTTGTTTTGTGCACTGTGTTCTTGAAAGGTGCGGCCGCGGCTGGGCTTTGCTTGGCGGACATTGGTGGGATGATGACCAGAGAGTTTCATGGCCTCCGGGAAGGACCGAGTGCGCTGGAGGCACTGTGCAAGAAGGTGGAGGAGATGGTTAATGTTGTTAGCTCAATAGATGGGGATGAACATGAGGATGAGAAAACAGTAGAGTTTCAGTTTGAGATGGAAGATGAGAATGAAGGTTTTGCTAAGAGTTGTATTGAGAATGTGCTTGACatccctcttcttctccaacacAAACCGGTgttaaatgatgatgatgatgatgacgaccACCATGACAATGATGATGACGAGAATAAGATGAAGGTGATGACAAAGAGTATGAGCTTCTCTGCAGCAGAGTTCAACCAGATGAAATGCATTTCATTTGGGGAGCTGAGTAAGGAGGATTGGAGGTTGTTTTTGGACAAGTTTGAGCAGATGTTGCCTGAGGCTTTTGAGGATAGGACGAAGAATACAGGGTTGAAACAGAGGTTgggaacttcatgcaagttttga
- the LOC120274077 gene encoding AP-3 complex subunit mu isoform X2: protein MLQCIFLLSDSGEVMLEKQMSGHRVDRSICTWFWDHALSHSEVLPVTASPTHYLFHVVREGITFLACTQVEMAPLLAIEFLCRVVDVLTDYLGALNEDLIKDNFVIVYELLDEMMDNGFPLTTEPNILREMITPPNIVSKMLSVVMGKSSNMSTVLPDATTSSVPWRKTDLKSAANEVYVDIIEEMDAVITREGVLSKCEIYGEIQVNSHLPGLPDLTISLANPAILNDVRFHPCVRFRPWESHQILSFVPPDGQFKLMCYRVKNLKSTPIYVKPQLTSNSGSCRLNVLVGIRNDPGKSIDNLSVEFQLPPCVSSAELTTNHGTVNVLADKKWSWMIGRIPKDKSPSLSGDLILEAGLERLHVFPVFKVGFKIMGVALSGMKIDKLELKNVPSPPYKGFRALTRAGEYQIRS, encoded by the exons ATGCTGCAGTGCATTTTCCTCCTCTCTGACTCTGG GGAGGTGATGCTGGAGAAGCAGATGTCTGGGCACCGCGTGGACCGCTCCATCTGCACATGGTTCTGGGATCATGCCCTCTCACACTCTGAG GTCCTGCCTGTGACCGCATCTCCTACGCACTATCTCTTCCATGTTGTCCGTGAGGGCATAACTTTCTTGGCGTGCACCCAGGTTGAGATGGCACCTCTTTTGGCAATTGAG TTCCTCTGCAGAGTGGTGGATGTTTTGACTGATTATCTTGGGGCTCTGAATGAGGATTTGATCAAGGATAATTTTGTTATAGTCTATGAG CTATTGGATGAAATGATGGACAATGGTTTTCCTCTGACGACAGAACCTAATATTTTGAGAGAGATGATAACCCCTCCAAACATTGTTAGCAAAATGCTTAGTGTTGTTATGGGTAAAAGTTCCAACATGAGCACTGTTCTTCCAGATGCAACAACTTCTTCTGTTCCCTGGAGAAAGACTGACCTCAAGAGTGCAGCAAATGAAGTCTATGTTGACATTATTGAGGAAATGGATGCTGTTATTACCAG AGAAGGGGTTCTCAGCAAATGTGAAATATATGGTGAAATTCAAGTGAATTCTCATCTTCCAGGACTACCAGATTTGACTATATCACTTGCTAATCCTGCTATCCTGAATGATGTGAGGTTCCATCCTTGTGTTCGCTTTCGGCCTTGGGAATCACATCAGATATTGTCATTTGTACCCCCAGATGGGCAGTTTAAGCTCATGTGCTACAG GGTGAAGAATCTGAAGAGCACACCAATTTATGTGAAGCCACAACTGACTTCAAATTCTGGTTCTTGTCGTCTTAATGTACTGGTTGGAATCCGCAATGATCCAGGAAAATCAATTGACAATTTATCAGTTGAGTTCCAGTTGCCCCCTTGTGTTTCATCAGCAGAATTAACCACAAATCACGGAACAGTTAATGTTCTTGCTGACAAG AAATGGTCATGGATGATTGGGCGGATCCCCAAAGACAAATCCCCATCTTTGTCCGGTGATCTAATTCTGGAGGCCGGCCTCGAACGTTTGCATGTATTCCCTGTTTTTAAGGTGGGATTCAAGATCATGGGAGTTGCTCTATCAGGCATGAAAATTGACAAATTGGAACTCAAGAATGTGCCAAGCCCTCCATACAAAGGTTTCCGGGCACTTACTCGAGCCGGAGAATACCAAATAAGATCCTAA
- the LOC120273903 gene encoding uncharacterized protein LOC120273903 yields MAAQSPVIPATAAADDHSVDPPSAEHSKKREKEKYEDEEEERNHDAEPREKKRRRTCPAALTSISATAVASAVAVEGSGEASASSFSFDPKGIAVAPIETTPKFGSFYCGVDLGLELGKIEKEKGRDVDVIKEKGEGKLGNEKLE; encoded by the coding sequence ATGGCGGCCCAATCGCCGGTGATCCCCGCCACCGCCGCGGCCGACGACCACTCCGTCGATCCCCCGTCGGCGgagcattccaaaaaaagagaaaaagagaagtacgaggatgaagaggaagagagaaatcACGATGCCGAACCtcgagagaagaagagaagacgaACCTGCCCGGCGGCTCTGACGAGCATCTCGGCGACGGCGGTGGCATCGGCAGTGGCCGTGGAGGGATCTGGAGAGGCGTCAGCGTCGTCGTTCTCGTTCGATCCGAAGGGGATCGCCGTGGCGCCGATCGAGACCACGCCGAAGTTTGGGTCCTTCTACTGCGGCGTGGATCTAGGGTTGGAGCTGGGAAAGATCGAGAAGGAGAAGGGGAGGGATGTGGATGTAATTAAGGAGAAAGGTGAGGGTAAATTGGGAAATGAAAAATTAGAGTGA